The Pecten maximus chromosome 14, xPecMax1.1, whole genome shotgun sequence genome includes a region encoding these proteins:
- the LOC117341945 gene encoding beta-1,4-galactosyltransferase galt-1-like, producing the protein MRLSLVYKLVLPGLLVLYTCVMVGLHLGFLQRAVVVTSHNKNFLLIPESSDEEEPLYRHQSHFGVYNQKDRRPLNDLHPYRKVKQEHQTLKLMESLDDGTTLQTKSSTSVGNVSVFSVYYDNRPTLKDGQPCMRIIGLKRFNSVESLICHFNYGHNTWLKVHTHSYEMCENHGRYYGGWIFSCEIPEEILNNTVLAKLTTISISSNLHPEKLVKLKITSSTFKESVEKSTSSDIIPSSEHSNLEPKISQKQKFGLCLPPIFGDISLSLLIQFIEFSKILGASHLTFYIYDITDAVEKLLTFYKEKGEVTLVDWRLSPQINEREIWYHGQLLAIQDCLYRHMADFEYLLFVDLDEFLLPVHNYSWSDMVHSLRNFETDSPNVAGFSFKSAFFDPKQVPDPSQQLTFLQLLQRNKVLSSVRTKLMVAPQKIFELGIHHVSKTIHKDMRILEVDPGIAKIHHYRPCIINYEPDMKCYSEERDETILKYATHLVENYQVIIRETLDLFVPDR; encoded by the coding sequence ATGAGGCTCTCCCTTGTCTACAAACTCGTTCTGCCTGGCCTCCTAGTACTGTACACATGTGTTATGGTCGGGTTACATCTCGGCTTCCTACAGAGGGCAGTAGTGGTCACCAGTCACAACAAAAACTTCCTTCTCATACCGGAGAGTTCCGACGAAGAGGAACCACTCTACAGACATCAAAGCCATTTTGGTGTGTACAACCAAAAGGATCGAAGGCCACTGAATGACCTTCACCCCTACAGGAAGGTCAAACAAGAACACCAGACTCTTAAGTTAATGGAGAGTTTGGATGACGGTACGACTCTACAAACAAAAAGTTCGACGAGTGTAGGAAATGTGTCCGTATTTTCTGTTTACTACGACAACAGGCCGACACTGAAGGATGGCCAGCCTTGTATGAGAATTATCGGACTAAAACGTTTCAACAGTGTGGAAAGTTTAATCTGTCATTTTAATTACGGACACAACACCTGGTTGAAGGTTCACACGCATAGTTACGAAATGTGTGAGAACCACGGCCGATATTATGGAGGATGGatattttcatgtgaaattccCGAGGAAATTCTTAACAACACTGTGCTTGCAAAATTAACTACAATATCAATATCCAGTAATTTACACCCAGAAAAACttgtgaaattaaaaataacttCATCTACATTTAAGGAATCGGTTGAAAAATCAACAAGCAGTGATATCATTCCATCAAGTGAACATTCCAATTTAGAACctaaaatttcacaaaaacagaaatttggTCTTTGCCTTCCGCCAATATTTGGTGATATTTCGTTATCTTTATTGATTCAGTTTattgaattttcaaaaattttagGGGCATCTCATCTGacgttttatatatatgatataacagACGCCGTCGAGAAATTATTGacattttataaagaaaaaggggaggtaactctcgTGGACTGGAGGCTTTCACCCCAGATAAACGAGAGAGAAATTTGGTATCATGGTCAGCTATTAGCCATTCAGGATTGCCTATACAGACACATGGCTGATTTCGAATATTTACTTTTTGTAGATTTGGATGAATTTCTGCTTCCTGTACATAATTACTCCTGGTCCGACATGGTGCATTCTTTAAGAAATTTTGAAACCGATTCACCTAATGTTGCAGGATTTTCTTTCAAAAGTGCTTTCTTTGATCCAAAACAAGTTCCTGATCCTTCCCAACAGCTTACATTCCTTCAGCTTCTACAGAGAAATAAAGTCCTCAGTTCTGTCAGAACGAAACTGATGGTAGCCCCTCAGAAAATATTCGAGTTAGGAATTCATCATGTTAGTAAGACAATACACAAAGACATGAGGATTCTGGAGGTGGATCCCGGCATCGCTAAGATTCACCATTACAGACCGTGTATCATCAATTACGAACCAGACATGAAATGCTATTCAGAGGAACGTGATGAAACAATACTAAAATATGCAACCCATCTGGTAGAAAATTACCAGGTAATTATTCGCGAAACTCTAGATCTGTTTGTACCAGACAGGTGA